One stretch of Miscanthus floridulus cultivar M001 chromosome 18, ASM1932011v1, whole genome shotgun sequence DNA includes these proteins:
- the LOC136523734 gene encoding uncharacterized protein, which produces MTDGSEMGDSSGTAVAALPRPEAVVGTVREVSDTSWPTLTRTNYGEWSVTMKVKLRARWLWNAVDKDTKIEEDDMSALEAILAAVPVEYRESLETKSSAKEAWESIAAMRTLISKLKSHGVTIDEDEAISKYLNSVPAKYIQIALSIETMLDLSTLTIEDMTGRLWVVDERLEQAIAMKDRGKLLLTEEWADRRNSEVASSSCDGDGKCCGKASSEKKKLVDPNACRHCGKIGHWARECPNRK; this is translated from the exons atgacggatggttcggagatgggcgacagcagtggcactgctgtggctgccttgCCACGACCAGAGGCCGTTGTTGGCACGGTACGGGAGGTCAGcgacaccagttggccgacgctgactcgcaccaactatggagagtggtcggtgaccatgaaggtcaagctcagagcccgatggctatggaatgctgttgacaaggacaCCAAAattgaagaagatgacatgtcagcattggaggctatcctcgctgctgtaccggtggAGTATAGGGAGTCGTTAGagacgaagagctctgctaaggaggcatgggagtccattgcggcgatgcgc acgctcatcagcaagctgaagagccacggcgtcaccatcgatgaagacgAGGCGATCTCCAAGTATCTCaactccgtgccggcaaagtacatccagatcgctctctccatagagacgatgctagacttgtccaccctcaccattgaggatatgACAGGCCGTCTGTGGGTGGTGGatgagcgcctggagcaggcgataGCAATGAAGGATAGAGGtaaactgctgctgacagaggagtggGCTGATCGGAGGAACTCcgaggtagcctcctccagcTGCGATGGCGATGGCAAGTgctgcggcaaggcttcttcggaaaAGAAGAAGCTGGTAGACCCCAACGCTTGCCGGCACTGTGGGAAGAtaggccattgggcacgggagtgcccaaatcgcaagtag